The following are encoded in a window of Streptococcus pasteurianus genomic DNA:
- the ulaG gene encoding L-ascorbate 6-phosphate lactonase, giving the protein MANVKDITRESWILNTFPEWGTWLNEEIEEEVVPENNFAMWWLGNCGVWIKTPGGANIVMDLWSNRGKSTKKVKDMVWGHQMANMAGVRKLQPNLRVQPMVIDPFAINELDYYLVSHFHSDHIDINTAAAIVNNPKLDHVKFVGPYECGEIWKKWGVPEERIIIIKPGESFEFKDVKVTAVESFDRTCLVTLPVDGAKENNDSLKGLAVTDEEMARKAVNYIFETPGGTIYHGADSHFSNYFAKHGKDFDIDVAINNYGDNPIGIQDKMTSIDLLRMAENLRAKVIIPVHYDIWSNFMASTDEILALWKMRKERLQYQFHPFIWEVGGKYVYPQDKDRIEYHHPRGFDDVFEHDSNIQFKALL; this is encoded by the coding sequence ATGGCTAATGTTAAAGACATCACACGTGAATCATGGATTTTAAATACTTTTCCTGAATGGGGAACTTGGCTCAACGAAGAAATTGAAGAAGAAGTCGTTCCTGAAAATAATTTTGCTATGTGGTGGTTAGGTAATTGTGGTGTTTGGATTAAGACACCAGGAGGTGCAAATATTGTTATGGACCTCTGGTCAAATCGAGGAAAATCAACCAAGAAAGTCAAAGATATGGTTTGGGGACATCAAATGGCAAATATGGCGGGGGTTCGTAAATTACAACCAAACTTGCGCGTGCAACCAATGGTTATTGACCCATTTGCCATTAATGAATTGGATTACTACCTCGTCTCTCACTTCCATAGCGACCATATTGATATCAATACCGCTGCTGCCATTGTAAACAATCCAAAACTTGACCACGTTAAATTTGTGGGACCTTATGAATGTGGGGAAATTTGGAAAAAATGGGGTGTTCCAGAAGAACGTATCATTATTATCAAACCAGGAGAAAGCTTTGAATTTAAAGATGTTAAAGTGACTGCTGTTGAATCTTTTGACCGTACGTGTCTTGTGACGCTTCCTGTTGATGGTGCCAAGGAAAATAATGATAGTCTGAAAGGACTTGCTGTGACAGATGAAGAGATGGCACGTAAGGCAGTTAATTACATCTTTGAAACACCAGGTGGAACGATTTATCATGGTGCCGATTCACATTTTTCAAATTATTTTGCAAAACATGGTAAGGACTTCGACATTGACGTTGCGATTAACAATTATGGGGACAACCCAATTGGCATTCAAGACAAGATGACATCAATTGACCTTCTTCGCATGGCTGAAAATCTTCGTGCCAAGGTTATCATTCCAGTGCATTATGATATCTGGTCAAACTTTATGGCTTCAACGGATGAAATCCTTGCTCTCTGGAAGATGCGCAAAGAACGCCTACAATATCAGTTCCACCCATTTATCTGGGAAGTTGGTGGTAAATATGTCTATCCACAAGATAAAGACCGTATTGAATATCACCACCCACGTGGTTTTGATGATGTGTTTGAGCACGATTCAAATATCCAGTTTAAAGCTTTACTTTAG
- a CDS encoding AAA family ATPase produces MKKTLILIAGPPATGKTYLVNLITEIQPKLYKITPDELKEDIADSKGFNNLVEKASLENIVWKAYYQAIDAYMMVGKKVILSEYPFSNKQKSQLNELAKKYSYDILTVRLVADFEVLWERRLKRDREEDRHLSHIMTHYHFGDTLDNRELADNQITKVEFQNIVDVRDYNHFKLGKLFEFNVSDFSKVDYSPLLSYLAEL; encoded by the coding sequence ATGAAAAAAACATTGATTTTGATTGCAGGACCTCCAGCAACTGGGAAAACATATTTAGTTAACTTAATTACAGAAATTCAGCCCAAATTATATAAAATTACTCCTGATGAACTTAAAGAGGATATTGCTGATAGTAAGGGATTTAATAATCTTGTTGAGAAAGCAAGTTTGGAAAACATTGTTTGGAAAGCATATTATCAAGCAATTGATGCCTATATGATGGTAGGTAAGAAAGTAATTTTGAGTGAGTACCCATTCTCAAATAAACAAAAATCACAATTAAATGAGTTAGCAAAAAAGTATTCTTATGATATCTTAACGGTAAGGTTAGTTGCTGATTTTGAAGTTCTTTGGGAAAGACGCCTTAAGCGTGATAGGGAGGAAGATAGGCACTTAAGTCATATTATGACACACTATCATTTCGGAGATACACTTGATAATAGAGAACTAGCTGATAACCAAATCACAAAAGTTGAATTTCAAAATATAGTTGATGTTAGAGATTATAACCATTTTAAATTAGGAAAGCTATTCGAATTCAATGTCAGTGACTTTAGTAAAGTTGATTATTCACCTCTTTTAAGTTACTTAGCTGAGCTGTAA